A genome region from Chryseobacterium indicum includes the following:
- a CDS encoding bacteriocin-like protein, which yields MKNLKKLTRKDLKDLKGGGLNDCGAYFPPEPPLPGEPYDCGCNLMWCAKRSACIHQNMYSPQICE from the coding sequence ATGAAAAATCTGAAAAAACTAACAAGAAAAGATTTAAAAGATCTAAAAGGTGGAGGATTAAATGATTGCGGAGCATATTTCCCGCCAGAACCACCACTTCCGGGAGAACCGTATGATTGTGGCTGCAACCTTATGTGGTGCGCAAAAAGAAGTGCATGTATTCATCAGAATATGTACTCTCCGCAAATCTGCGAATAA